TGTGGTGGGGGCAGGATCCGATTGGGTTGACTTCTTAAGAGTTGATCCTTCTTGTAGGGGAACAGTTCCATTCGGACCGGAGTCCTGAAAAAGCGGAGCTGGATCCAGGCTCGTATTTGCAGGGCTGCTAGCTGTTCCCTGTTGTGAATAACCTGGAAGACAAAGCGAATATAAACTACCCAAAAAAACAATAATCCTGAAGCCCAGGTTGAATAAGAAAATTTTTCTCATGGTCAAACCTCTACATTCATCGGTTTTTCTAAAAACGATCCCTTTTGATTATTTGATCCAAATAAATTGAGTAAATACTAACCTTTATCGTGATGCGTATTACCTCCTCTAATATGGGAGGGAGAATAAAGAGAAAAAATTTCCTAAATTTAGAAAATTTTTAACCCGTTTAGGTCTAAGCCTAAAAAGAGACTCCCCTCACTCTTTCCCTACAGAAAGAACACCTAGAGCTGCAATACTAGGTTTTTAAAATGTTCTCCTCGCTTTTCAAAATTGAGGTAAAGATGGTAGCTGGGAGCAGCAGGAGAAAAAAGACAGCTATAACCTTTAGGAGTATATCGGCTAGCCAAGAGAACCGCTTCCTCAAGATCTTTGGCAAAGAATATGTTTTTCTTTGTACATTTATCTTTTAACAAATAACCAATACGCCAACCGGTTTCAGGAAGAAGAATGAGATTTTCAATCATGGTCAGTTCGCAGAGCCTCGAACTGAAAGACTCAAGGGAAATTCCCCTATCTTGCCCTCCAATAATGAGTGAGCGGACAGAGGGAATGGCCTCAATCCCAGCAAGGGTCGCTTCAGGTACCGTAGATATCGAATCGTTGTAGTAAGCAACCCCTTTTACGGTCGCGACGTACTCGAGTCTATGCGGAAGCCCCTGAAAAGAATCCAAAGCTTCAGCTATGGCATTCGCAGGCATCCCAAGAAGCAAAGCCGCTGTGGCGGCAAACAGGGCATTCTTTTTATTATGCTTTCCAGGTATCTTTAGCCGGCTCAGATCGATCAGGTTATCCTCTTTGCCATCGAGCTGAACGGGTATACCAGGCATTTTTTCTTGTGAAAAGAGATAGTTCGTTAGATCTGGATTGTCTTGGTTATAGATGAAATAATCCCCTATAGACTGGAATCTTGCGATGTTGCTCTTGGCATGGGCATAAGCTTCAAAACTACCGTGATAGTTTAGATGTTCTTGATAAAGGTTTAACCAAAGAGCGATAGAAGGAGAATGCCTACAATACTCCAACTGGTAAGAGGAAAGCTCCAGTACCGCTATCGACTTTTCATCTGCAAAAGGAATAAGTCGAAAAGGAGGAATACCGATATTGCCTCCCATATAAACCTTGAATCCACCCTGTTTCAACAGGTGATAGATCAAAGAGCTTGTCGTGCTTTTGCCTTTAGAACCTGTTACACCGATAGTTTTTCCTGGCCAGAACCGAAGGAAGAGTTCTGTTTGTAACACGATTCGTTTCTTCAAAGAGGGATCAAAAGACAGATGCGCAGTTCGAATACCTGGACTTTTGACAATAAGCTCAAATTGATCAATCTGCTTGAGGAGCTGGTTTTCTTCAATTTTTTTTACCCAAGGATTGTTGATCGCATTCAACGCTTGGAGATCTCTGTCACAGACATAGAAAAGGGTTTCAGGCAGAGTTTTGAGCAGTAATTCTAGGGTCGCTTGGCCTTCCATCCCCAAGCCCCAAACAAGGGTCTTTTTCCCCAAAAAGAAATTGCGAATAGAGTCAATCATCGAAAAGAGCTTTTTTTATAACATTTTTTTGTAGAAGCGACAAAAATTTTTTTGGAAGGCTATGTTCAGTATTAACCAGGTCATAAGTTGCTTGGATAGCATTCCTAGTCATCAATAAATGAGGATATTGGCTAAAGAGTTTTTCAATCAAAACTGGGGGTTTTTTGCCAGTAGCTTTTGCTTTATGCCAGAGCAGACTTGCTGCAGCTAGGCTCTCTTCTTCCGTTCCCAAACATTCAAATGGTCTCTGTTCGGCTTTTCCACACAGGGACAAAAAAAGGGAAAAGAGGGATTGTTTTTCCAAGAGGTCGGATCCGAAAATTCCACTTATCTTTTGAGCTTCAACAAATGGTCTGAAAATTAAGAAACTAAATAAACATTTAGCACAATGACCACACCAACCTCCGCAATGTCTATTTTTATTACAACTTTGGAAAACAGACAATGCACCAGGAATTTCCGATATTAACCGGGCAATCTGAATTTCGCTTAAGGGTCTTAAAAGACTGAAAT
The DNA window shown above is from Methylacidiphilum caldifontis and carries:
- the murD gene encoding UDP-N-acetylmuramoyl-L-alanine--D-glutamate ligase; this translates as MIDSIRNFFLGKKTLVWGLGMEGQATLELLLKTLPETLFYVCDRDLQALNAINNPWVKKIEENQLLKQIDQFELIVKSPGIRTAHLSFDPSLKKRIVLQTELFLRFWPGKTIGVTGSKGKSTTSSLIYHLLKQGGFKVYMGGNIGIPPFRLIPFADEKSIAVLELSSYQLEYCRHSPSIALWLNLYQEHLNYHGSFEAYAHAKSNIARFQSIGDYFIYNQDNPDLTNYLFSQEKMPGIPVQLDGKEDNLIDLSRLKIPGKHNKKNALFAATAALLLGMPANAIAEALDSFQGLPHRLEYVATVKGVAYYNDSISTVPEATLAGIEAIPSVRSLIIGGQDRGISLESFSSRLCELTMIENLILLPETGWRIGYLLKDKCTKKNIFFAKDLEEAVLLASRYTPKGYSCLFSPAAPSYHLYLNFEKRGEHFKNLVLQL